A DNA window from Hevea brasiliensis isolate MT/VB/25A 57/8 chromosome 2, ASM3005281v1, whole genome shotgun sequence contains the following coding sequences:
- the LOC110659255 gene encoding probable galacturonosyltransferase-like 7: MLWIMRFSGFFSAAMIMIILSPSLQSFSPAEAIRSSHLDSFLGNLGAYSPDRFSFRKAAVFRNADKCSSSDNLISGKTGVCDPNLVHVAITLDVEYLRGSIAAVHSILQHSLCPESVFFHFLVSETNLEYLVRSTFPQLKFKVYYFDPDIVRNLISTSVRQALEQPLNYARNYLVDLLEPCVRRVIYLDSDLVVVDDIAKLWTTNLGSRTIGAPEYCHANFTKYFTASFWSNTRFSSTFSGRKSCYFNTGVMVIDLAKWRRVGYTKRIERWMEIQKSDRIYELGSLPPFLLVFAGHVAPIEHRWNQHGLGGDNVRGSCRDLHPGAVSLLHWSGSGKPWLRIDSRQPCPLDALWAPYDLYGHSH; the protein is encoded by the coding sequence ATGCTCTGGATTATGCGTTTCTCAGGCTTCTTTTCTGCAGCTATGATCATGATTATCCTCTCCCCCTCTCTCCAGTCCTTCTCTCCTGCTGAGGCCATTCGATCTTCTCACCTCGACAGCTTCTTGGGAAATCTTGGCGCCTATTCGCCGGACCGATTCTCCTTTCGAAAAGCGGCTGTATTCCGCAATGCCGATAAATGTAGCTCCAGTGATAACCTAATCTCAGGGAAAACTGGTGTCTGCGATCCTAACTTGGTACACGTTGCCATTACACTCGATGTTGAGTATCTCCGGGGGTCAATCGCCGCTGTACACTCCATATTGCAGCATTCATTGTGTCCAGAGAGTGTTTTCTTTCACTTTTTGGTTTCGGAGACCAATCTGGAATACCTAGTGCGGTCTACTTTCCCTCAATTGAAGTTCAAGGTGTATTATTTCGATCCAGATATTGTGCGAAATCTGATCTCCACTTCCGTTAGGCAAGCTCTTGAACAGCCGCTCAATTACGCTAGGAATTACTTGGTTGATCTGCTGGAGCCTTGCGTTCGTAGAGTGATCTACTTGGACTCCGATTTGGTTGTGGTTGATGATATTGCAAAGCTGTGGACTACGAATTTGGGTTCTAGAACAATCGGTGCCCCGGAATACTGCCACGCAAACTTCACGAAATATTTCACGGCGAGTTTCTGGTCGAATACAAGGTTTTCCAGTACTTTTAGTGGTCGGAAATCGTGTTACTTCAACACTGGAGTAATGGTGATAGATCTGGCAAAGTGGAGACGGGTTGGGTACACAAAGCGGATTGAGAGGTGGATGGAGATCCAGAAGAGTGACCGGATTTATGAGCTGGGGTCACTGCCGCCGTTCCTCTTGGTTTTCGCCGGACACGTGGCGCCGATCGAGCACCGGTGGAACCAACACGGATTAGGTGGTGATAATGTGAGAGGCAGCTGTCGTGATCTGCATCCAGGTGCAGTTAGCCTTCTACATTGGTCCGGCAGTGGCAAGCCCTGGCTCAGGATCGACTCGAGGCAACCTTGCCCACTTGATGCTTTATGGGCTCCATACGACTTGTACGGACACTCACATTGA